One Spinacia oleracea cultivar Varoflay chromosome 4, BTI_SOV_V1, whole genome shotgun sequence DNA segment encodes these proteins:
- the LOC110783535 gene encoding uncharacterized protein, with product MVAIWLLCHYNDRNFDVKVQDTDETNYMDLVDDLFDDSIKQDVLIPDLFRLFYVNPSTNKRVELLNDVGLMGMWGLFKRTDTVEIWIEKANEKETSIQFRTAVKKRKDRKERKAAELRRKAEEFEREREEERRRLEREAEIQRDLEEQLANTVAVEVPVYDVEDLSVEYVRVYSSQHADCFSPGGSQPPNTQKEPSPPPREPSPPPNVPSPPREPSPPPNNPSPPPRSPSPPPNNPSPPPRSPSPPPTSPQTQPQQQQQQKEHQQQPQTEHQQQQQTEQQQHQPTEQQQQHQTEHQPDQTPPPNRAELNKGRGFRISRSHAKKTGEFVPKKRGGRPAGSRVRKPTAYNVEEEEQWDDESDDENFEESESDSETGFNSDDFIDEEIEEDEEQDVLKEVISERSFEDHLDGSNKLDNLYANGKVVGSMPWGTIKLQPWMIFQSKTHFMEVFRDFCIQEGFAVSVEKADTTRFTAMCLVESCNWRIHACVLLDGVSWAIKTLVSEHKSCGRLEENPMVTSQWLCTKLLPDIEANPEIPIKTLQRKALGIYRVQVKQRLMYKVRSLGRQQIYGGFDESYALLPSYAEMIKSTNPGSYALVTWTADSGNVTPRFKACFFSFAAQVRGFLRGCRPIIGIDGAHLSGYYKGILLTAVAIDGNNEIFPLAYSIVSTESMDTWSYFFRSLKALFVQHGCQRDDWTFISDRMRGVESALYDVFPKAVRRVCAQHLYTNCRQAGYSGTAFHDLFWVAADAYNPYIFNKAMEKIGKLIPEAVGYLDKVPEQWSRHKFDVGVTCDHNTTNFVESFNACTKPFRDLPVLSLLEEIRSWCMTKIGARFDKAVDIGPDQLKPYATKELEEWSADSRFCYATNAGGGEFEVLDGHVKFPIRLAARVCGCGKWQGCGIPCKHAIRVIYHQRLNPTDFVSPYFKGAAYKLTYSEHIHPMPDSTQWPTFELPRILPPLMRRAAGRPAKQRRRGAHEKKRGKRNTTVKCGKCKQIGHNSRTCKGGSTAKQRKESAAAAAGSAGASTSGARKRKDPTSNASSSKKSKAA from the exons CGAACTACATGGATTTGGTTGATGACTTGTTTGATGATTCTATTAAGCAAGATGTTCTGATTCCCGAtttatttagattgttttatgtTAATCCTAGTACGAATAAAAGAGTAGAATTGTTGAATGATGTTGGTTTGATGGGCATGTGGGGTTTATTTAAGCGCACAGATACTGTGGAAATATGGATAGAGAAGGCAAATGAGAAGGAAACTTCAATCCAATTTAGGACTGCAGTTAAGAAAAGGAAGGATAGGAAGGAAAGGAAGGCTGCAGAACTTAGAAGGAAAGCTGAGGAGTTTGAGAGGGAGAGGGAAGAGGAAAGGAGAAGGTTAGAAAGGGAGGCTGAGATTCAAAGGGATTTGGAGGAGCAATTGGCAAACACAGTGGCAGTTGAGGTGCCTGTGTATGATGTTGAGGATTTAAGCGTAGAGTACGTACGTGTTTACAGCTCACAACATGCTGACTGCTTTTCCCCGGGAGGTTCCCAACCACCAAATACACAAAAAGAGCCTTCACCACCACCAAGAGAgccctcaccaccaccaaatgTTCCATCACCACCAAGAGAgccctcaccaccaccaaataatccatcaccaccaccaagaagtccctcaccaccaccaaataatccatcaccaccaccaagaagtccctcaccaccaccaaccTCACCACAGACACaaccacagcaacaacaacaacagaaaGAACATCAGCAACAACCACAAACagaacatcaacaacaacaacaaacagaaCAACAGCAACACCAACCCACagaacagcagcaacaacatcaaacaGAACACCAGCCAGATCAGACACCCCCTCCTAACAGGGCTGAGTTAAACAAAGGGAGGGGTTTCAGAATTTCCAGAAGTCATGCTAAGAAGACGGGTGAGTTTGTTCCTAAGAAGAGGGGGGGAAGGCCTGCTGGTTCAAGGGTGAGGAAACCCACTGCATACAATGTGGAGGAAGAGGAGCAATGGGAtgatgagagtgatgatgaaAATTTTGAGGAGAGTGAGAGTGATAGTGAAACTGGTTTCAACTCCGACGATTTCATTGACGAAGaaattgaagaagatgaagaacaaGATGTTCTTAAGGAGGTAATTTCTGAGAGAAGTTTTGAGGATCATTTAGATGGGAGTAATAAGCTGGATAATTTGTATGCAAATGGGAAAGTTGTGGGAAGCATGCCATGGGGGACTATCAAGTTGCAACCATGGATGATATTCCAAAGCAAGACACACTTCATGGAGGTCTTCAGAGACTTCTGTATTCAAGAGGGATTTGCTGTGAGTGTTGAAAAGGCTGATACAACCAGATTCACTGCAATGTGTCTGGTTGAGTCATGCAATTGGAGGATCCATGCCTGTGTGTTGTTGGATGGGGTCAGTTGGGCCATTAAAACTCTTGTCAGTGAGCACAAGTCTTGTGGGAGACTTGAGGAGAATCCCATGGTGACATCTCAGTGGCTATGCACCAAACTACTTCCTGACATTGAAGCAAATCCAGAAATCCCAATTAAGACACTTCAAAGAAAGGCATTGGGGATTTATAGGGTACAAGTGAAACAGAGGTTGATGTACAAGGTGAGAAGCCTCGGGAGGCAGCAAATTTATGGAGGTTTTGATGAGTCATATGCCCTTTTACCATCCTATGCTGAAATGATCAAATCTACCAATCCTGGGAGTTATGCCTTGGTCACTTGGACTGCAGATTCTGGTAACGTGACACCCCGTTTCAAGGCTTGCTTTTTCTCCTTTGCTGCACAAGTTAGGGGTTTCTTAAGAGGTTGTAGGCCTATCATAGGCATTGATGGTGCACATTTGAGTGGATACTATAAGGGAATTCTCCTCACTGCAGTTGCTATCGATGggaataatgagatttttcCATTAGCCTATAGCATTGTGAGTACGGAGAGTATGGACACATGGTCCTATTTTTTCAGAAGTTTGAAGGCTTTGTTTGTTCAACATGGGTGCCAGAGGGATGACTGGACTTTTATTAGTGACAGAATGAGG GGAGTAGAATCTGCTTTGTATGATGTTTTCCCCAAAGCAGTCAGGAGGGTCTGTGCTCAGCATCTGTATACCAACTGCAGACAAGCTGGATACAGTGGCACAGCCTTCCATGACTTGTTCTGGGTTGCTGCTGATGCATACAATCCATATATCTTCAACAAAGCCATGGAAAAGATTGGCAAACTCATCCCAGAAGCAGTGGGATATCTTGACAAAGTGCCTGAACAGTGGTCCAGACACAAGTTTGATGTTGGGGTCACTTGTGATCACAACACCACCAACTTTGTGGAATCCTTCAACGCGTGTACCAAACCCTTTAGGGATCTTCCTGTTTTGTCACTTCTTGAAG AAATAAGGTCTTGGTGCATGACGAAGATCGGGGCCAGATTTGATAAAGCTGTTGACATTGGACCCGatcaattgaagccatatgctACTAAGGAGCTTGAAGAGTGGAGTGCTGACTCGAGGTTCTGTTATGCAACTAATGCTGGGGGGGGTGAATTTGAGGTTTTAGATGGTCATGTGAAGTTCCCTATTAGGCTTGCTGCTAGAGTTTGTGGTTGTGGGAAATGGCAAGGGTGTGGTATACCTTGCAAGCATGCTATTAGGGTAATATACCATCAAAGACTCAATCCTACAGATTTTGTTTCTCCTTACTTCAAAGGGGCAGCCTATAAGCTCACATACTCAGAGCATATTCACCCCATGCCTGACTCAACACAGTGGCCTACATTTGAGCTACCTAGGATTCTTCCCCCACTAATGAGAAGGGCAGCTGGCAGACCAGCCAAGCAGAGAAGAAGAGGTGCTCATGAGAAGAAGAGGGGGAAAAGAAACACCACTGTCAAGTGTGGGAAATGCAAGCAAATTGGGCATAACTCAAGAACCTGTAAAGGAGGTTCCACTGCAAAACAGAGGAAAGAATCTGCTGCAGCTGCTGCTGGTTCTGCTGGTGCATCAACATCTGGTGCTAGGAAGAGGAAGGATCCAACATCTAATGCATCGAGCAGCAAGAAGTCCAAAGCTGCATAA
- the LOC110797252 gene encoding PLASMODESMATA CALLOSE-BINDING PROTEIN 4: MAKLDSIYIFLLLSSLIISKSGGIESETQRKLQKVVRRLDDNTITNPANFPPYTPTPTIITVPASNPTTPVNDPIPTTPPATTTVPSTTTPAPPITNPANPGNVPVSNPPTDGSGTAGGSWCIANSGASESALQSGLDYACGSGLADCSTIQDGGSCYNPNSLANHASYAFNSYFQKNPSSTSCDFGGAAVMVNTNPSTGSCIYPSSATGTGTGAGGGAAMPLSTTPPTTETPSSTFPTPTTSSPGTTGLPYGSPAYGNNYGSPPSLTTPSNPNSLFPASYGPDSPPLGNTLPAGTASLRPDISFIIPVVFYLTGKLILGT; encoded by the exons ATGGctaaacttgattccatttacATATTCTTGCTTCTATCTTCTCTAATCATCTCCAAATCCG GTGGGATTGAATCAGAAACACAAAGAAAACTACAAAAAGTTGTCAGAAGATTGGATGATAATACAATAACAAACCCAGCAAATTTCCCACCTTATACACCCACACCAACAATTATTACTGTCCCAGCTTCAAATCCCACCACCCCAGTAAACGACCCGATTCCCACAACACCACCAGCAACCACCACAGTCCCCTCCACAACCACCCCAGCTCCGCCCATCACTAACCCTGCTAACCCGGGAAATGTGCCGGTGTCGAACCCGCCGACAGATGGGTCGGGTACGGCGGGGGGAAGTTGGTGTATTGCTAATAGTGGTGCATCAGAGAGTGCTTTACAGAGTGGATTAGATTATGCTTGTGGGAGTGGATTAGCTGATTGTTCAACAATTCAAGATGGGGGTAGTTGTTATAATCCTAATAGTCTTGCTAATCATGCTTCTTATGCGTTTAATAGTTACTTTCAGAAGAATCCTTCGTCTACTAGTTGTGATTTTGGGGGTGCTGCTGTTATGGTGAACACTAATCCCA GTACTGGTTCTTGTATTTACCCATCATCAGCAACTGGAACCGGAACAGGAGCTGGAGGAGGAGCAGCTATGCCTTTATCGACAACTCCTCCGACAACAGAAACACCTTCCTCGACATTTCCAACACCAACAACATCCTCACCTGGGACTACAGGATTACCATATGGGAGTCCAGCATATGG CAACAACTATGGATCTCCACCGTCATTAACAACTCCAAGCAACCCGAATTCACTATTCCCTGCAAGTTACGGGCCTGATAGCCCACCTCTTGGAAACACTCTTCCTGCAGGTACAGCTAGTCTGCGACCCGACATCAGTTTCATCATCCCGGTAGTTTTCTACTTGACAGGAAAACTAATTCTGGGTACATGA
- the LOC110797250 gene encoding nuclear envelope-associated protein 2 isoform X2, translating into MMGSISERPTSSSSTSSSSNGREIDPLLRDLSEKRQNFKRNVVSLAAELKEVRTRLAVKEQSYAKETLTRQASEAKAKGMEEEMYRLNKSLEERNKQLQASASYAEKYLHELDDLRTELTITRATADASAASAQSAQLQCLTLMNDLDEKNNSIKEHEDRVKRLAEQLDKLQKDLQVREYSQKQLKDEVMRVEQDIMEAVAKAGINKDCELRKILDDISPKNFDNINRLLSAKDEEITKLRDELRILSAHYKLKIKELETQLEKHRKADQELKKRVLKLEFCLQEARSQTRKLQRMGERRDKAIKELKDQLATTKHQVVSKSDEKQNFWESSNFKILVSMSMVVLVVFSRR; encoded by the exons ATGATGGGTTCAATTTCTGAGAGACCCACATCATCATCTTCAACATCATCAAGCTCAAATGGCCGGGAAATAGATCCATTGTTAAGGGATTTGAGTGAGAAAAGACAAAACTTTAAACGGAACGTGGTGTCGTTGGCGGCGGAGTTAAAGGAGGTTCGAACTCGGCTTGCTGTCAAAGAGCAATCTTATGCTAAAGAAACCCTAACAAGACAGGCat CCGAAGCAAAGGCGAAAGGAATGGAAGAGGAGATGTATAGATTGAATAAAAGTTTGGAGGAAAGAAATAAGCAATTACAAGCATCAGCTTCATATGCTGAAAAG TACCTCCATGAGCTGGATGATCTTAGAACCGAGCTCACTATTACTCGAGCTACAGCAGATGCAAGTGCTGCGTCAGCTCAATCAGCCCAACTGCAGTGTCTGACTTTGATGAACGACCTCGATGAAAAGAATAATTCAATAAAGGAACACGAAGATCGTGTCAAGAGGCTAGCAGAACAATTAGATAAACTGCAGAAAGATCTTCAAGTTAGGGAGTATTCACAGAAGCAACTGAAAGATGAAGTCATGAGAGTTGAGCAAGATATCATGGAAGCCGTGGCAAAAGCTGGCATCAATAAGGATTGTGAATTGAGGAAGATCTTAGACGATATCTCTCCAAAGAATTTCGACAACATAAACAGGCTTTTATCTGCCAAAGATGAAGAAATTACCAAATTAAGGGATGAACTCAGGATTCTGTCTGCACATTATAAGTTAAAGATCAAGGAATTGGAAACTCAG TTGGAGAAGCATCGAAAGGCTGATCAAGAGTTGAAGAAGCGAGTTCTGAAATTAGAATTTTGTCTCCAGGAAGCTCGTTCTCAAACAAGAAAGCTTCAGAGG ATGGGGGAGCGAAGGGACAAGGCTATAAAAGAACTGAAGGATCAATTAGCTACTACGAAACACCAGGTTGTGTCGAAGAGTGATGAGAAGCAGAATTTCTGGGAAAGTTCCAATTTCAAGATCTTAGTTTCCATGTCAATGGTGGTCTTGGTTGTTTTCTCGAGGCGGTAA
- the LOC110797250 gene encoding nuclear envelope-associated protein 2 isoform X1, translated as MMGSISERPTSSSSTSSSSNGREIDPLLRDLSEKRQNFKRNVVSLAAELKEVRTRLAVKEQSYAKETLTRQEAEAKAKGMEEEMYRLNKSLEERNKQLQASASYAEKYLHELDDLRTELTITRATADASAASAQSAQLQCLTLMNDLDEKNNSIKEHEDRVKRLAEQLDKLQKDLQVREYSQKQLKDEVMRVEQDIMEAVAKAGINKDCELRKILDDISPKNFDNINRLLSAKDEEITKLRDELRILSAHYKLKIKELETQLEKHRKADQELKKRVLKLEFCLQEARSQTRKLQRMGERRDKAIKELKDQLATTKHQVVSKSDEKQNFWESSNFKILVSMSMVVLVVFSRR; from the exons ATGATGGGTTCAATTTCTGAGAGACCCACATCATCATCTTCAACATCATCAAGCTCAAATGGCCGGGAAATAGATCCATTGTTAAGGGATTTGAGTGAGAAAAGACAAAACTTTAAACGGAACGTGGTGTCGTTGGCGGCGGAGTTAAAGGAGGTTCGAACTCGGCTTGCTGTCAAAGAGCAATCTTATGCTAAAGAAACCCTAACAAGACAG GAAGCCGAAGCAAAGGCGAAAGGAATGGAAGAGGAGATGTATAGATTGAATAAAAGTTTGGAGGAAAGAAATAAGCAATTACAAGCATCAGCTTCATATGCTGAAAAG TACCTCCATGAGCTGGATGATCTTAGAACCGAGCTCACTATTACTCGAGCTACAGCAGATGCAAGTGCTGCGTCAGCTCAATCAGCCCAACTGCAGTGTCTGACTTTGATGAACGACCTCGATGAAAAGAATAATTCAATAAAGGAACACGAAGATCGTGTCAAGAGGCTAGCAGAACAATTAGATAAACTGCAGAAAGATCTTCAAGTTAGGGAGTATTCACAGAAGCAACTGAAAGATGAAGTCATGAGAGTTGAGCAAGATATCATGGAAGCCGTGGCAAAAGCTGGCATCAATAAGGATTGTGAATTGAGGAAGATCTTAGACGATATCTCTCCAAAGAATTTCGACAACATAAACAGGCTTTTATCTGCCAAAGATGAAGAAATTACCAAATTAAGGGATGAACTCAGGATTCTGTCTGCACATTATAAGTTAAAGATCAAGGAATTGGAAACTCAG TTGGAGAAGCATCGAAAGGCTGATCAAGAGTTGAAGAAGCGAGTTCTGAAATTAGAATTTTGTCTCCAGGAAGCTCGTTCTCAAACAAGAAAGCTTCAGAGG ATGGGGGAGCGAAGGGACAAGGCTATAAAAGAACTGAAGGATCAATTAGCTACTACGAAACACCAGGTTGTGTCGAAGAGTGATGAGAAGCAGAATTTCTGGGAAAGTTCCAATTTCAAGATCTTAGTTTCCATGTCAATGGTGGTCTTGGTTGTTTTCTCGAGGCGGTAA